The following are encoded in a window of Cydia strobilella chromosome 1, ilCydStro3.1, whole genome shotgun sequence genomic DNA:
- the LOC134744175 gene encoding uncharacterized protein LOC134744175 — MTGKYDFVFHAALGPNQEADSETIKHLNRRRGSVKCRLTNFKKFVKTFEGLTLSDTQRTELNLRMQGAQGIFDDFSEIHNQLESLILDSEMDSLFETREVFESEYYAILAQTQCMVKCSEKANEPIVQASNNLAQTVRLPVISLPTFDGSYEHWLQFRDTFASLVHNSQEITSIQKFHYLKSSLKGNALLVIDSLEFSADNYAIAWELLLNRYDNSRLLVHNHVKALFSIQSLNKESPALLRKLLDTVLKNLRALKLLGEPTESWDTLIIYLVVSKLDPTTEREWEQYKSTLLPVSNENKTALKVDDLLKFIRDRADMLETLLVTHSRSSSHSTYPQHDAKKSYTHNAHTAPKVHCNVVTEKSVDKSHSKQTPNKKLCIMCNGKHPLYSCQAFIDLSLQDKLKLVRDKCLCENCLRIGHAPSECRYGPCRKCNKKHNSIIHEDEKEGASDKRSVALLATDNASKSPSSSISDNNIARAQHVLQVSNAHIDEDLYARLSSRRPVILATAIVEIPDSYGNYHKTRVILDNGSEGCLITEALCDKLNPLCIQSTEELNGIMNLATHSSRVCEIEINSLVTNFKARLQCRVLPKLTSSLPTFPSKRNQFRIPDNVRLADPSFHESQPVEVLIGADIFWELLVGIVEIRRLTNGSFLINTQLGWIVSGPVSSNTRNTKPINCNFMQSLDATSLDNQLRRFWEIEEVQVNNKSHDSRSEEEIACEDHFVKTTTRLEDGRFCVQLPLKESPESLGDSFAQAKRRFMSLEKRLNRDPIYKGMYSDFIKEYLALGHMKRVYTYGTPNYFLAHHGIYRAHAQKTRLRVVYDASAPTTSGKSLNDIQRVGAPIQGDLIAILLRFRENRFVACADIEKHYRQVLIDESQRDLQLILWRDNPSDDLDIYQLSTVTYGTAAAAFLSCRCLKQLALECTDPEVARTIRDDFYVDDFISGSSTIPELLRKSDELFYHSRHEPNPKPVTKRIILSTASQVFDPLGLLSPMIIIAKCLLQRLFLLKVDWDAAVPDDVTQAWHRFVSNLAILPNIRIPRHVMCNDPICIDLHIFSDASQLAYGTCAYLRTIDNKSAVTVRLLCSKSKVAPISPPLSTPRLELSACLLGAKLYNKIKGSFRAKFNRVIFHTDSTIALSWLRMQPNLLKPFVQNRVAEIHELTKEHSWHHVSGKCNPADLVSRGVQLDALRSSSLWWSGPDFLHDINYNAQTVDPSLLPDESQIPERKTNPMTSLVCNDNNNNKLFTFDRFSQFNRMQRAAAYVIRFIHNSRNKDARRTGALTVDELRESEILLSRLSQLESLSDVHNALTKNKCIAKGFLAKLNLFIDNSNLIRVGGRLTNSSRFDYDKKHPILLSSKHHFTILLFRFEHKRLLHAGPQHILFSLREAWWPVSGRNLARKVVHSCVVCVRFKGKTLTPIMGNLPSERLEPGFAFVNCAVDYGGPFYILNRKGRGATTVKAYLCIFICFATRAVHLELVTDLSSDAYLLALKRFISRRGKPSKIFSDNGRNFVGLMNDFSKFLKSCSSEIKEYAISQKIEFIMTPPYASHFAGLVEAGVKSCKHHLRRVIGDVKLTYGHFSTILTECEAILNSRPLSPLSSDPQDYTPLTPAHFLAGRPLTAPACADLNDAPVHRLSRYQRVEQMRQHFWARWSKEFISELQVRTKWTQNLDDLKVDTLVLIKEDHAPPLKWSLGRITKTYPGKDGVSRVADIRTSRGTVRRAFSKICPLPTHDDD, encoded by the exons ATGACTGGCAAATATGATTTTGTGTTTCATGCCGCGTTAGGTCCTAATCAAGAAGCGGACTCGGAAACGATAAAACATTTAAACCGTAGACGAGGTTCCGTAAAATGTAGGCTGACTAATttcaaaaagtttgtaaaaacatTTGAGGGTTTAACTTTGTCCGATACCCAACGCACAGAGCTCAATTTACGCATGCAGGGAGCTCAGGGTATTTTCGATGATTTTAGTGAAATTCATAATCAGTTAGAAAGTTTAATTCTCGATAGCGAAATGGACTCACTTTTTGAAACCAGAGAGGTGTTTGAAAGCGAATATTACGCGATTTTAGCTCAAACGCAATGTATGGTGAAATGCTCGGAGAAAGCTAATGAACCTATAGTGCAAGCTTCTAATAATTTGGCGCAAACAGTTCGGCTCCCCGTCATTTCTTTACCTACCTTTGACGGATCTTATGAACACTGGTTACAATTCCGAGACACATTCGCGTCTTTAGTGCACAACTCGCAAGAAATAACCAGCATTCAAAAGTTCCATTATTTAAAATCATCGCTCAAGGGTAATGCGCTTCTTGTTATCGATTCGCTTGAGTTTTCGGCAGATAATTACGCAATTGCTTGGGAATTACTACTGAACCGGTATGACAATAGTAGATTGCTAGTGCACAATCACGTAAAGGCCTTGTTTTCTATACAATCGCTTAACAAAGAATCGCCGGCACTGTTAAGAAAGTTATTAGATACAGTTTTAAAGAATTTACGCGCTTTAAAATTGCTCGGTGAGCCCACAGAAAGTTGGGAcacactaattatttatttagtcgtctCTAAATTAGATCCCACCACCGAACGTGAGTGGGAGCAATACAAAAGCACTTTATTACCAGTGTCGAACGAAAACAAAACCGCGCTTAAGGTAGATGATTTGCTAAAATTCATTCGCGACCGCGCTGACATGTTGGAAACATTATTGGTTACGCACAGCCGGTCCAGCTCACATAGCACTTATCCGCAGCATGATGCTAAAAAATCATACACTCATAACGCGCACACGGCTCCAAAGGTTCACTGTAATGTTGTCACCGAAAAGTCCGTGGACAAATCTCACTCCAAACAAACACCTAACAAAAAATTATGCATTATGTGCAACGGTAAACATCCTTTGTACTCGTGTCAAGCATTCATTGATTTAAGTTTGCAAGATAAATTAAAGTTAGTTCGCGATAAATGTTTGTGTGAGAATTGTTTACGAATAGGGCATGCGCCCAGTGAATGCCGATATGGCCCGTGCAGAAAGtgtaacaaaaaacacaattccATAATTCACGAGGACGAGAAGGAAGGTGCCAGTGACAAGCGCTCCGTAGCGTTGCTGGCAACAGACAACGCATCAAAGTCGCCCTCCTCCTCGATCTCTGATAATAATATCGCACGCGCACAACACGTATTGCAGGTATCGAACGCACACATAGACGAAGACTTATACGCGCGATTGTCTTCGAGGCGTCCTGTAATATTAGCAACCGCCATTGTCGAAATTCCAGATAGTTACGGTAACTATCATAAAACGCGAGTGATTCTCGATAATGGGAGCGAAGGTTGTCTAATTACCGAAGCGTTGTGTGACAAATTAAATCCGCTATGTATACAGTCCACAGAAGAACTAAACGGTATCATGAATTTAGCTACACATAGTTCGCGAGTATGTGAGATCGAAATAAATTCACTTGTTACCAATTTTAAGGCGCGATTACAATGTCGAGTTTTACCGAAGTTAACCTCGTCATTGCCTACGTTTCCGAGTAAACGTAATCAATTCCGCATTCCAGACAACGTACGTCTGGCAGATCCTAGCTTTCATGAAAGTCAACCTGTTGAGGTCCTTATAGGAGCTGACATATTCTGGGAGCTCCTCGTAGGGATAGTTGAGATAAGGCGCTTAACGAACGgatcatttttaataaatacccaGTTAGGATGGATCGTTTCTGGACCTGTCTCCTCTAATACGCGCAATACAAAGcctattaattgtaattttatgcaATCTCTTGACGCGACCTCATTAGATAATCAATTACGTAGGTTTTGGGAAATAGAGGAGGTGCAGGTAAATAACAAATCGCACGATTCGCGCAGCGAAGAGGAAATTGCATGCGAAGACCATTTTGTCAAAACGACCACCCGTCTCGAGGATGGTAGGTTTTGCGTGCAACTTCCTCTCAAAGAATCTCCCGAGTCTCTTGGTGACTCATTCGCGCAAGCGAAAAGACGCTTTATGTCGTTGGAAAAACGCCTCAATCGCGATCCGATATATAAAGGCATGTACAGCGACTTTATAAAAGAATATCTCGCATTAGGTCATATGAAACGAGTATATACCTACGGGACCCCTAATTACTTTCTGGCCCACCATGGAATTTATCGTGCACATGCACAAAAAACACGTCTAAGAGTCGTATACGATGCTAGCGCCCCCACGACCAGTGGCAAATCGCTGAACGACATACAACGCGTAGGCGCGCCTATACAAGGCGATTTGATTGCTATATTGTTAAGATTCCGTGAAAATAGGTTTGTTGCATGCGCTGACATCGAAAAACATTATAGACAAGTCCTAATTGACGAATCTCAACGCGACTTACAACTAATTTTATGGCGCGATAATCCAAGCGACGACCTTGACATATATCAGCTGAGTACCGTTACGTACGGCACGGCGGCCGCTGCCTTCCTCAGTTGCAGGTGTCTAAAACAATTGGCGCTAGAATGTACAGATCCCGAAGTAGCTAGAACTATTAGAGACGATTTTTACGTAGACGATTTTATTTCTGGATCGTCTACGATTCCCGAATTGCTACGA AAAAGTGACGAATTGTTCTATCACTCGCGACACGAGCCAAATCCTAAACCTGTCACGAAACGCATAATATTATCCACGGCATCACAGGTTTTCGATCCGCTCGGATTATTAAGTCCAATGATAATTATCGCCAAATGTTTATTACAACggttgtttttattaaaggtagATTGGGACGCAGCTGTGCCCGATGACGTCACGCAAGCCTGGCACCGCTTCGTAAGCAACCTGGCTATTTTACCTAACATTCGCATACCACGTCATGTTATGTGCAATGATCCTATATGTATagatttgcatatattttcagaTGCAAGCCAATTAGCTTATGGCACTTGCGCCTATTTGCGAACGATTGATAATAAATCAGCTGTTACCGTCCGGTTGCTATGCTCGAAAAGTAAAGTGGCCCCAATTTCGCCTCCTTTGAGTACGCCTCGACTGGAGCTGTCCGCGTGCTTATTGGGcgctaaattatataataaaataaagggaTCGTTCCGCGCGAAATTCAACCGAGTAATATTTCATACCGATTCAACTATCGCACTAAGTTGGCTCCGAATGCAGCCTAATTTACTAAAACCTTTCGTTCAAAATAGGGTTGCAGAAATCCACGAACTAACGAAAGAACATTCGTGGCATCATGTTAGCGGCAAGTGCAACCCGGCCGATTTGGTTTCTAGGGGAGTACAGTTGGACGCACTTCGCTCATCCAGTCTCTGGTGGAGCGGCCCTGACTTCCttcatgacattaattataatgcTCAGACTGTAGATCCGTCATTGTTGCCAGACGAGTCCCAGATACCCGAACGTAAAACGAATCCGATGACTAGTCTGGTATGCAAcgacaataacaataataaactatttacattCGACAGGTTTTCTCAGTTCAACCGAATGCAGCGCGCAGCCGCGTACGTAATTCGCTTCATTCATAACTCGCGCAATAAGGATGCACGTCGAACCGGCGCGCTCACTgtagatgaactgagggaatcTGAGATATTACTCTCGCGCTTATCGCAATTGGAGTCATTATCGGATGTTCACAACGCATTGACAAAGAACAAATGTATCGCAAAGGGTTTCTTAGCcaaattaaatttgttcatTGACAATAGTAACCTAATTAGAGTCGGAGGACGGCTTACCAATTCTTCTAGGTTTGATTACGATAAAAAACACCCGATATTACTTTCTAGTAAGCATCATTTTACTATTTTGTTGTTCCGATTTGAACATAAAAGATTATTGCACGCGGGACCGCAGCATATATTATTCTCGCTTCGCGAGGCCTGGTGGCCCGTAAGCGGTAGGAATCTTGCTAGGAAAGTGGTTCACAGCTGCGTTGTTTGCGTTCGTTTTAAGGGTAAAACGTTAACTCCTATTATGGGTAATTTACCTTCTGAGCGATTAGAACCAGGGTTCGCGTTTGTCAATTGCGCTGTGGACTATGGAGGTCCATTCTACATTTTAAACCGCAAGGGTCGGGGAGCCACAACTGTCAAGgcgtatttatgtatatttatatgctTTGCTACGCGCGCAGTTCACTTAGAGTTGGTTACCGATCTCTCTTCAGATGCTTACCTACTGGCGTTGAAAAGGTTCATTTCGCGTCGTGGTAAaccttcaaaaatattttcggacaaCGGACGGAACTTTGTAGGTCTTATGAATGatttttcaaagtttttaaaatcATGTTCGAGCGAAATAAAAGAGTACGCAATCTcacaaaaaattgaatttattatgaCGCCTCCTTATGCTAGTCATTTTGCCGGTCTGGTCGAGGCTGGTGTTAAGAGTTGCAAGCATCACTTGCGACGTGTGATAGGCGATGTCAAGCTAACTTACGGGCACTTTAGCACTATTTTGACGGAATGCGAAGCCATTCTGAATTCCAGGCCTTTGAGTCCTTTGTCCTCAGACCCGCAAGACTACACCCCTTTAACCCCTGCTCATTTCCTTGCTGGACGTCCGCTGACAGCCCCTGCGTGCGCTGACCTCAACGACGCTCCCGTGCACCGTCTGTCACGATACCAGCGAGTGGAACAAATGCGACAACATTTCTGGGCCAGGTGGTCGAAGGAGTTCATATCCGAGCTGCAGGTCAGGACAAAGTGGACGCAAAATTTGGACGACCTAAAGGTGGATACCCTCGTCCTAATCAAGGAGGACCATGCTCCGCCCCTCAAATGGAGCTTAGGGCGAATCACCAAGACTTACCCGGGCAAAGACGGCGTCTCCCGAGTAGCCGATATCCGCACATCCCGCGGCACTGTACGCCGAGCTTTTTCGAAAATCTGCCCGCTACCTACGCATGATGATGACTAA